In the genome of Carnobacterium viridans, one region contains:
- a CDS encoding MBL fold metallo-hydrolase, translated as MTQIKKIVTGMIGENCYVIYQEGKALIVDPGDEFVKIKKVLDELKVVPIAILLTHTHYDHIGALEEVRKSYSIPVYVSELEQAWLGNPILNLSIHSGHPITAELAEFEFELLKTYDIEGFQFKVAPTPGHSPGGVSFIFADFVISGDALFKGSIGRTDLTGSDSEALLKGIKEQLFCLSDDLRVYPGHGDETTIGYEKRTNPFFKEG; from the coding sequence ATGACACAGATTAAAAAAATTGTTACTGGAATGATCGGAGAAAATTGTTATGTTATCTATCAAGAAGGAAAAGCGTTGATCGTTGATCCTGGGGATGAATTTGTAAAGATAAAAAAGGTTTTAGATGAACTAAAAGTAGTACCTATCGCTATTTTATTGACACATACGCATTATGATCATATCGGTGCTTTAGAAGAAGTCAGAAAAAGTTATTCTATTCCCGTTTATGTTAGTGAATTGGAACAAGCATGGCTTGGCAATCCGATATTAAACCTTTCGATTCACTCAGGACATCCTATTACAGCAGAACTGGCTGAATTTGAATTTGAACTACTGAAAACATATGATATTGAAGGGTTTCAATTTAAAGTTGCCCCAACACCAGGCCATTCACCGGGTGGGGTCAGTTTTATTTTCGCTGACTTTGTGATCTCTGGTGATGCCTTATTCAAGGGAAGTATTGGTCGAACGGATTTGACTGGCAGCGATTCTGAAGCCTTGTTAAAAGGTATTAAAGAGCAATTGTTTTGTTTATCAGATGACTTGCGTGTCTACCCAGGACACGGTGATGAAACAACAATCGGTTATGAAAAAAGAACGAATCCTTTTTTTAAAGAAGGCTAA
- a CDS encoding ABC transporter ATP-binding protein gives MSRNSPAQTKSLRENKPKNFWKTIKRLLGYMSKRLVALIGVFILAIIAIVLQAQTPKILGKATTEIFKGVMDGMQPREGGQLVEVLPIDFNSIASILVTVAILYLFSAIFTYFQQFTMTRVAQRTVYDLRKDLKDKMNRVPMNYYDTHSNGDIMSRAVNDMDQIANTLQQTLTQFVNSLVTFFAVVYMMFTISGTLTLVTLITVPISVVTISLIAPRSQKLFAVQQRSLGILNNQVEETYAGHVVVKTYNQEETEMIKFEEKNDQLYQASRKAQFLSGLIMPLMAFIRNLGYLAVAVVGGIFVANGAVTLGNVQAMLQYSNQFNQPIREMANLINMIQATVASAERVFEVLDEEEMTNESSFIPPVENSLYKVQFEHVQFGYGGKDEPLLMKDFNLNVEAGQMVAIVGPTGAGKSTLINLLERFYDISGGSIKLDGVDIRDFSREEVRSRFAMVLQDTWLFNGTIIDNIRYGNALYGQDDERVYNAAKAAHVDDFVRKLPHGYETLLNEEASNISSGQRQLITIARAFLVDPEILILDEATSSVDTRTEVLIQKAMRKLLKNRTSFVVAHRLSTIRDADNIIVMNHGDVIETGTHDELMAKNGFYADLYNSQFVQQIVS, from the coding sequence ATGAGTCGAAACAGTCCCGCTCAAACTAAATCTCTTCGTGAAAATAAACCAAAAAATTTTTGGAAGACAATAAAAAGACTGCTTGGCTATATGTCCAAACGGTTAGTTGCGCTAATCGGTGTATTCATTTTAGCGATTATAGCGATTGTATTGCAGGCTCAGACACCAAAAATTTTAGGAAAAGCCACAACCGAAATATTTAAAGGTGTGATGGACGGAATGCAGCCACGAGAAGGGGGACAGCTAGTTGAGGTTTTGCCAATCGATTTTAATTCAATTGCTAGCATCTTGGTAACTGTGGCAATACTTTATCTGTTTTCTGCAATCTTCACTTACTTCCAACAATTTACAATGACTCGTGTAGCCCAAAGGACCGTGTACGATTTACGAAAAGATTTAAAAGATAAAATGAACCGGGTTCCGATGAATTATTATGATACCCATTCAAATGGTGACATTATGTCTCGTGCAGTAAACGATATGGACCAAATTGCCAATACTTTACAGCAAACACTGACTCAGTTTGTCAACAGTCTAGTCACTTTTTTTGCAGTAGTGTACATGATGTTTACTATCAGCGGAACCTTAACACTGGTTACCTTGATTACTGTTCCAATAAGCGTTGTGACCATCAGCTTGATCGCTCCAAGGTCGCAAAAATTATTTGCAGTGCAGCAAAGAAGTTTAGGAATATTGAATAATCAAGTTGAAGAAACGTATGCAGGGCATGTTGTAGTAAAAACTTACAATCAAGAAGAAACTGAAATGATAAAATTTGAAGAAAAAAATGACCAACTCTACCAAGCTTCGCGAAAAGCACAGTTTTTATCGGGATTAATCATGCCACTAATGGCCTTTATTCGTAACTTAGGGTATCTGGCTGTTGCTGTAGTTGGTGGAATCTTTGTTGCAAATGGAGCAGTAACCTTAGGAAATGTACAAGCCATGTTGCAATATTCAAATCAATTCAACCAACCTATTCGTGAAATGGCGAATCTTATCAATATGATTCAAGCAACCGTGGCTTCAGCGGAGCGTGTTTTTGAAGTGCTAGATGAAGAAGAGATGACCAATGAATCTTCTTTTATTCCACCTGTAGAGAACTCCCTTTACAAGGTACAATTCGAGCATGTTCAATTTGGCTATGGCGGAAAAGATGAACCATTATTGATGAAAGATTTTAATTTAAACGTTGAAGCAGGGCAAATGGTTGCTATTGTAGGACCGACTGGTGCTGGAAAATCGACCTTAATCAATTTGTTAGAGCGTTTTTATGATATAAGCGGCGGAAGTATTAAGCTTGACGGTGTGGACATTAGAGATTTCTCCAGAGAAGAAGTACGGTCGCGTTTTGCTATGGTTCTGCAAGACACTTGGTTGTTTAATGGTACTATTATCGACAATATTCGTTATGGGAATGCATTATATGGCCAAGATGACGAACGGGTTTATAATGCTGCAAAAGCGGCTCATGTAGATGATTTTGTACGAAAACTCCCTCATGGATACGAAACTTTATTGAATGAAGAAGCTAGTAATATCTCGTCAGGTCAAAGGCAATTGATTACTATTGCGCGTGCTTTTTTAGTGGATCCAGAAATTCTAATTTTAGATGAAGCCACTTCTAGTGTTGATACAAGAACAGAAGTATTGATTCAAAAAGCGATGAGAAAACTACTGAAAAATAGAACCAGTTTTGTAGTGGCTCATCGACTTTCTACTATTCGTGATGCCGATAATATTATTGTAATGAACCATGGAGATGTTATTGAAACAGGTACTCACGATGAATTGATGGCCAAAAATGGATTTTATGCTGACTTATACAACAGTCAATTTGTTCAACAAATAGTTAGTTAA
- a CDS encoding ABC transporter ATP-binding protein translates to MFNLLKKLNYWAVFWAVVFMVIQVVGDLYLPTLTAEIIDNGVATGDVNYIISVGVKMLGFSFVSILAAIANVYLAAQQSQQLGRNLRKEIYRKVSYFSNDEIDKIGTSSLITRTTNDVEQIQLVTMIMLRMMIMAPIMLFGAGILAYSREPKLAQVFMYVIPILAIFIAVILYFAVPYFRSLQKKTDRLNLIFREGLTGIRVIRAFNRNDSEMNRFDEANKDFAETSIKAQTIISFMMPVMILIVSATNIAIIWFGGEYVSVGDMEVGNLVTFLTYAMQILISVMMLSMVFVFIPRGQVSAARINDVLAMKSTIKDPKHPVAIQKKDVGSLSFEGVNYRYLGAEKLALEGISFEGRKGEVVAIVGGTGSGKTTIANLLTRFYDVESGRITINGVDIRKMKQSKLRSFTGYAPQKALLFTGTIRENLQYGKPDATDEEMWCALEIAQAADFISELTNGLDSLVEQGGGNFSGGQRQRLNIARAIVSKADIMIFDDSFSALDFKTEVKLRKALIPEIRSSVVLIIAQRISSVIQADTIIVLEEGKMVGKGTHEELKNTNETYQEIMRSQMKEEEM, encoded by the coding sequence ATGTTTAATTTATTAAAAAAATTGAATTATTGGGCTGTTTTTTGGGCTGTTGTATTTATGGTCATTCAAGTTGTCGGAGATTTATATCTTCCCACCTTAACAGCGGAGATTATTGATAATGGAGTAGCAACGGGAGATGTAAATTATATTATTTCTGTAGGTGTTAAAATGTTAGGGTTTTCATTTGTTAGCATACTCGCTGCAATTGCCAATGTTTATTTGGCTGCACAACAATCCCAACAATTAGGAAGAAATTTACGCAAGGAAATTTACCGAAAAGTTTCTTATTTTTCTAATGATGAAATAGATAAAATAGGAACGTCTTCTCTTATTACTAGAACAACAAATGATGTAGAACAAATTCAATTAGTTACAATGATCATGCTGAGGATGATGATCATGGCTCCTATTATGCTTTTCGGAGCAGGGATATTGGCTTATAGTCGTGAACCAAAATTGGCTCAAGTCTTTATGTATGTCATTCCAATATTAGCAATTTTTATAGCAGTGATTTTATACTTTGCAGTGCCTTATTTTAGATCATTGCAAAAGAAAACAGATCGATTAAATCTAATATTTCGTGAAGGACTTACAGGGATTCGTGTGATTCGTGCGTTTAATCGAAATGATTCAGAAATGAACCGTTTTGACGAAGCAAATAAGGATTTTGCTGAGACATCTATTAAGGCCCAAACCATTATAAGCTTTATGATGCCGGTCATGATTTTAATTGTTAGTGCAACGAATATAGCCATCATTTGGTTTGGCGGAGAGTACGTCAGTGTAGGAGATATGGAAGTTGGAAATTTAGTGACTTTTCTGACTTATGCCATGCAAATTTTGATAAGCGTTATGATGCTATCAATGGTTTTTGTATTTATTCCAAGGGGACAAGTTTCTGCAGCGCGTATCAATGACGTTTTAGCTATGAAAAGTACCATTAAAGATCCTAAACATCCAGTTGCTATTCAAAAGAAAGACGTCGGTTCGCTATCCTTCGAAGGAGTAAATTACCGTTATTTGGGAGCAGAAAAACTCGCTTTAGAAGGAATTAGTTTTGAAGGTAGAAAAGGTGAGGTAGTCGCAATTGTTGGAGGAACAGGTTCTGGAAAAACAACTATCGCAAACTTACTCACACGCTTTTATGATGTTGAATCGGGAAGAATCACTATTAATGGGGTTGATATACGTAAAATGAAGCAGTCAAAATTGCGCAGTTTTACAGGATATGCTCCGCAAAAAGCTTTACTGTTCACAGGAACGATTCGCGAAAATTTACAATACGGAAAACCAGATGCAACAGATGAAGAAATGTGGTGTGCATTAGAAATCGCACAAGCAGCTGATTTTATTTCTGAATTGACAAATGGTTTAGATTCATTAGTAGAACAAGGTGGTGGGAACTTCTCAGGTGGGCAAAGACAACGATTAAACATAGCTAGAGCAATCGTTTCTAAGGCAGATATCATGATATTTGACGATTCTTTTTCAGCACTAGATTTTAAAACGGAAGTAAAGTTGAGAAAAGCTTTGATCCCAGAAATTAGAAGTTCAGTAGTTTTGATTATTGCCCAAAGAATCAGCTCAGTTATTCAAGCGGATACCATCATTGTTTTAGAAGAAGGAAAGATGGTTGGTAAAGGAACACATGAAGAGTTAAAGAACACCAATGAGACCTACCAAGAAATCATGAGATCTCAGATGAAAGAGGAGGAGATGTAA
- a CDS encoding NAD(P)H-dependent oxidoreductase: MTHLLVVRAHPLDSEHSRSMQVTDAFVKSYTESHPEDTIEDINLYDLAVPDIDRNLLQAWSELGTGIAFDELSEAKQQKITLFNGYTNGFLHADKVVIANPLWNLNVPARLKAWVDTITVAGKTFKYNEKGEAVGLAGDKKVLHIQANGGVYDGKDPANQYLKTILTYIGVSDFQELFVEGMDYAPDKAADIIAEGIEKATALGKTF, from the coding sequence ATGACACATTTATTAGTTGTTCGTGCACACCCACTAGATAGCGAGCATTCTCGTTCGATGCAAGTGACTGATGCCTTCGTAAAATCATATACTGAAAGTCATCCTGAAGATACGATTGAAGACATTAATTTATATGATTTAGCTGTTCCAGATATCGACCGTAATCTACTACAAGCTTGGTCAGAGTTAGGTACTGGTATTGCTTTTGATGAATTATCAGAAGCCAAGCAGCAAAAAATCACTTTATTTAATGGATACACAAACGGCTTTTTACATGCTGATAAAGTTGTTATCGCAAACCCTTTATGGAACTTAAATGTTCCCGCTCGTTTAAAAGCATGGGTCGATACGATTACTGTTGCTGGAAAGACATTTAAATACAATGAAAAAGGCGAAGCTGTTGGGCTTGCTGGTGATAAAAAAGTCTTACATATTCAAGCAAATGGTGGCGTTTATGACGGAAAAGATCCTGCCAATCAATATTTAAAAACGATTTTAACCTATATAGGTGTTAGTGATTTTCAAGAATTATTTGTTGAAGGTATGGACTATGCGCCTGACAAAGCAGCTGATATTATAGCTGAAGGAATTGAAAAGGCAACAGCCTTAGGAAAAACATTCTAG
- a CDS encoding AI-2E family transporter: MGEEKIKNKTSEKATWFWRWFLNNKVVSILLITLLVFLNLLVFPKVEYVFSPIRDFLSIIGLPVILAGVLYYLVNPLVDWMERKKIPRLLGITWIFIVIGALIVWGITTLIPIIQEQTISIIKNWPIYWDNIVSQIDSWLRSDVLSEFQTRLSDFNTNIMSNFSEQADGFVGSTFASIGSVVGALTNVVIAIITMPFILFYLLKDGKNLPYHIMKIIPSKMRVSTYQLLSEINMQISQYIRGQLMVAFFVGLMFWIGFAIIGLEYAVTLGVLAGFLNLIPYLGSFLATVPAIVIALVDSPSMLIKVLIVFAIEQTIEGRVIQPQILGNNLEVHPLTIIIVLLSAGKIFGVPGVILGIPGYAVLKVIVVHFFRWYKDYTGLYDNDENPAPPPVVAVKRKSKKD; the protein is encoded by the coding sequence ATGGGCGAAGAAAAAATAAAAAACAAAACCAGTGAGAAAGCAACGTGGTTTTGGAGATGGTTTTTGAATAATAAAGTCGTTTCAATTTTATTGATTACTCTTTTGGTTTTTTTAAACCTATTAGTGTTTCCAAAAGTTGAGTATGTTTTTTCACCAATTAGAGATTTTTTAAGTATTATTGGATTACCGGTTATTTTAGCAGGAGTGTTGTATTACTTAGTTAATCCTTTGGTCGATTGGATGGAGCGGAAAAAAATTCCCCGTTTGTTAGGTATAACTTGGATATTTATTGTTATAGGAGCTTTAATTGTTTGGGGAATTACAACGTTGATTCCAATCATTCAGGAACAGACCATTAGTATCATTAAAAACTGGCCAATTTATTGGGACAATATTGTTTCTCAAATTGATAGTTGGTTAAGAAGTGATGTGCTATCTGAATTTCAAACAAGATTATCTGATTTCAATACAAACATAATGTCCAATTTTTCTGAACAAGCGGATGGATTCGTAGGTTCAACTTTCGCTAGTATCGGAAGCGTGGTAGGAGCATTGACAAATGTTGTCATTGCGATTATCACGATGCCGTTTATCTTGTTTTACCTGCTGAAAGATGGAAAAAATCTTCCTTATCACATAATGAAAATCATTCCTTCAAAAATGAGAGTTAGTACGTACCAATTGTTATCCGAAATCAATATGCAAATTAGTCAATATATACGTGGTCAATTAATGGTAGCTTTTTTTGTCGGCTTAATGTTTTGGATAGGATTTGCTATTATTGGATTGGAATATGCTGTAACTCTAGGTGTACTAGCTGGATTCCTAAATCTGATTCCTTATCTAGGCTCATTTTTAGCAACTGTTCCAGCTATTGTGATTGCTCTGGTAGACTCACCAAGTATGTTGATCAAGGTATTGATTGTATTTGCTATTGAACAAACGATCGAAGGAAGAGTGATCCAACCGCAAATTCTAGGAAATAACTTAGAGGTTCATCCTCTTACGATCATCATCGTCTTGCTATCAGCTGGGAAAATTTTTGGTGTTCCTGGTGTAATTCTAGGTATTCCAGGATATGCCGTATTAAAGGTTATCGTTGTTCATTTCTTTAGATGGTATAAAGACTACACTGGTTTATACGACAATGATGAAAATCCAGCGCCACCACCAGTTGTAGCAGTAAAGAGAAAATCAAAAAAAGACTAG
- a CDS encoding PTS glucitol/sorbitol transporter subunit IIA, translating into MLIGTITAIGENAISKKDPMIILFGEQATEEIRTVAIIQSFEEDKETVKLQTGDTISFDEKVYTIETVGSLANENLNTIGHVTLSFSEVPKDDRIESGIYLAPHELPEVSVGTKISYNN; encoded by the coding sequence ATGTTAATTGGAACAATAACTGCAATCGGAGAAAATGCTATTAGCAAAAAAGATCCAATGATAATTTTATTTGGAGAGCAAGCTACAGAGGAAATTCGTACCGTAGCCATTATTCAATCTTTTGAAGAAGATAAAGAAACAGTAAAATTACAAACAGGGGATACAATTTCTTTTGATGAAAAGGTATATACTATTGAAACAGTCGGAAGTTTAGCAAATGAAAATTTGAATACTATTGGACACGTTACCCTTTCGTTTTCAGAAGTTCCAAAGGATGATCGAATCGAAAGCGGTATTTATTTAGCGCCACATGAGTTGCCTGAAGTATCTGTGGGAACTAAAATAAGTTACAACAATTAG
- a CDS encoding CDP-glycerol--glycerophosphate glycerophosphotransferase, with protein MNSTTNEQHLKIEQAEKIIKELRHPSFRLTKQDDNLMTTVTLTKDVSTEFKEFFILHRETGKKYSFKADNTNEFYSFSVDIRSFIKKYVPENPKEHFEFYFTVRYLIDDHEIEKDEPLSLNRFTHYESFGLTEVQDSGHHLYPYFSRKTQGFCFTINIPVRSVRYIQDSTIDTLQLKKDTLALTGTIVTKAIPINRVDTVMVGRKFGHRQVIHSDHQLTDSTDGTHLHCYDYQINIDLEECARDFFISNTIDEDFDLYFELYLNGFFNPTIIRVSNPSDANAKKNYTSFSYSYGKNTKFLAPNFTGQSNNFILSVTNFEKETVEYMNELFPFAPVLRPFYSNRGIWIIGETPMEAKNNGWAFYRYMRQRYPEKEVYYVIDKTSPDYAKAAALGEDHLLIYKSKKYIWALLMAQLLITTEEPSAILPTRNPLWLDGLSAKKVVLQKNVLGLQDSRASLEYDTKRFKADLFFVSSKTEKRLAIETLNFPEDKISITGLPRFDELLKDESLSASKHQLLIFPMNHDSGLYYQSDVIEHLTLSFISLLKNPIFLDFVQQYQLEVVIALPTAMLHYVTAFTECNCTVLLQSQENIQQLIKESSLLITDADPIAFDFSFLLKPVLFYQPDIKTLASEVPFNSTHIYLNELPGEITTSEESLIHLLEQIGINQFQVSRKNQQKADALLYYHDTQSNQRIYEAITNLLH; from the coding sequence ATGAATTCTACTACTAATGAGCAACACTTAAAAATAGAACAAGCTGAAAAGATAATTAAAGAGCTTCGTCATCCATCATTTAGGTTGACAAAACAAGACGATAACTTAATGACCACGGTCACTCTAACAAAGGATGTTTCAACGGAATTCAAAGAATTTTTCATCTTACATAGAGAAACTGGAAAAAAATATTCTTTTAAAGCAGATAATACTAATGAATTCTATTCTTTTTCAGTTGACATACGTTCTTTTATTAAAAAATATGTTCCCGAGAATCCAAAAGAACATTTTGAATTTTATTTTACTGTTCGTTATTTAATAGACGATCATGAAATCGAAAAAGATGAACCTTTATCTCTGAACCGTTTTACTCATTATGAATCCTTTGGGTTGACGGAAGTACAGGATAGCGGTCATCATCTTTATCCTTATTTTAGTCGTAAAACACAAGGATTTTGTTTTACCATCAATATTCCAGTCCGCAGTGTACGCTATATTCAAGATTCAACAATCGATACTCTTCAATTGAAAAAAGACACTTTAGCACTAACAGGTACAATCGTAACAAAAGCGATTCCTATTAATCGGGTTGACACTGTAATGGTGGGAAGAAAATTCGGTCATCGCCAAGTCATCCATTCAGATCATCAACTTACAGATTCAACTGATGGAACACATCTCCATTGTTACGATTATCAAATTAATATAGATTTAGAAGAATGTGCCCGCGATTTTTTTATCAGCAACACAATTGACGAGGATTTTGATTTATACTTCGAACTGTATTTAAATGGTTTTTTTAATCCGACTATTATTCGTGTGTCTAATCCCAGCGATGCAAATGCCAAGAAAAATTACACTAGTTTTTCTTATTCTTATGGAAAAAACACTAAGTTTTTAGCTCCTAATTTTACCGGACAATCAAACAACTTTATTCTTTCTGTGACAAATTTTGAAAAAGAAACTGTCGAATATATGAATGAACTCTTCCCCTTTGCGCCTGTTTTACGCCCTTTTTATAGTAATCGAGGTATTTGGATCATTGGTGAAACTCCTATGGAAGCTAAAAATAACGGGTGGGCTTTTTATCGTTACATGAGACAACGGTATCCAGAAAAAGAAGTTTATTATGTCATTGACAAAACTTCGCCTGACTACGCTAAAGCTGCAGCTTTAGGAGAAGATCACCTTTTGATTTATAAATCAAAAAAATACATTTGGGCTTTATTAATGGCACAATTATTGATTACAACTGAAGAACCTTCTGCTATCTTGCCAACACGCAATCCTTTGTGGCTAGATGGATTGAGCGCTAAGAAAGTTGTTTTGCAGAAAAATGTTCTTGGTTTGCAAGATAGTAGAGCTAGTTTAGAATACGATACTAAGCGATTCAAAGCAGATTTATTTTTTGTCAGTTCAAAAACGGAGAAACGACTAGCAATCGAAACCTTAAACTTTCCTGAAGATAAAATTTCTATCACTGGTTTACCTCGTTTTGATGAGCTACTAAAGGACGAGTCTCTTTCAGCAAGTAAACATCAGCTGCTTATTTTTCCGATGAATCATGATTCTGGTTTATACTACCAATCGGACGTCATTGAACATTTGACTTTATCTTTTATTTCGCTATTAAAAAACCCTATATTTTTAGACTTTGTTCAGCAGTACCAACTAGAGGTTGTAATAGCTCTTCCTACTGCGATGCTCCATTACGTAACAGCCTTTACTGAATGTAATTGTACTGTCTTGCTTCAAAGTCAAGAAAACATCCAACAACTGATTAAAGAGAGCAGCCTTTTGATCACAGATGCGGATCCTATTGCTTTTGATTTTAGTTTCTTACTAAAACCAGTTTTATTTTATCAACCAGATATTAAAACTTTGGCTTCTGAAGTGCCATTTAATTCGACTCATATTTATTTAAATGAGCTACCGGGTGAAATTACAACTTCTGAAGAAAGTTTGATTCATTTGCTGGAACAAATCGGTATAAATCAATTTCAGGTTTCTCGTAAAAACCAACAAAAAGCAGATGCACTGCTTTACTATCATGATACTCAATCAAATCAGCGAATCTATGAAGCAATTACAAATCTTCTTCATTAA
- a CDS encoding lactonase family protein, translating to MKETIYLGTYTKGNSEGIYEIILNTQTKRLEEAKLLAKVGNPTYLALSNGKDIIYSVSKTATGGGLAAFKKKPATSYENTATLFEKTSELIEENAAPPCYVAYDADRSLVYTTSYHDGFVSVYKTDNKGNLTLTDVKQHEGSSIHENQEKAHAHYLNLTPDRQYVVACDLGTDKVYTYKVSEDGKLDLASTYTAKPGTGPRHLVFHPNGKFAYLVGELTSEIVVLAYNAADGSFETVQTVSSIPDTHTTFNSGSAVRVTEDGRFLYSSNRGHNSIAVYAINETGDSIERIQLIPSEGDTPRDFALDPSEQFVVVGHQNSDKLTLFERDAETGLLSLLQKDVYAPECVCVTFD from the coding sequence ATGAAAGAAACCATTTATTTAGGAACCTATACTAAAGGAAACAGTGAAGGTATATATGAGATCATCTTAAATACTCAGACAAAACGATTAGAAGAAGCAAAACTTTTAGCAAAAGTAGGCAATCCTACTTATTTAGCTTTATCAAATGGAAAAGATATCATTTATTCTGTTAGTAAAACGGCTACTGGTGGTGGACTTGCTGCATTTAAGAAAAAACCTGCAACATCTTATGAAAATACAGCAACTTTATTTGAGAAAACAAGTGAATTAATTGAAGAAAATGCTGCTCCACCATGTTACGTCGCTTACGATGCCGATCGCTCATTAGTTTATACAACCAGCTATCATGATGGCTTTGTTTCTGTTTACAAAACAGATAATAAAGGCAACTTAACCTTAACAGATGTTAAGCAACATGAAGGATCCAGCATTCATGAAAACCAAGAAAAAGCTCATGCACATTACCTTAATCTTACGCCAGATCGTCAATATGTAGTTGCTTGTGATTTAGGGACAGACAAAGTTTACACTTACAAAGTTTCTGAAGATGGAAAATTAGATTTAGCATCTACGTATACGGCTAAGCCTGGTACAGGTCCTCGTCACTTAGTTTTTCATCCAAATGGTAAATTTGCTTACCTTGTCGGAGAGTTAACGAGCGAAATTGTTGTATTAGCTTACAATGCTGCTGATGGTTCATTCGAAACTGTACAAACAGTTTCTTCTATTCCAGACACACATACTACTTTCAATAGTGGATCAGCTGTGCGCGTTACTGAAGACGGTCGTTTCTTGTATTCTTCTAATCGTGGCCATAATTCAATTGCGGTATATGCAATTAATGAAACGGGAGATTCTATTGAGCGTATTCAGTTGATTCCGTCTGAAGGAGATACTCCTCGTGATTTCGCACTAGACCCTTCTGAGCAATTTGTCGTCGTTGGCCATCAAAATTCTGATAAATTGACTTTATTTGAAAGAGATGCAGAAACTGGTCTACTGTCTCTGCTTCAAAAAGATGTTTATGCTCCAGAATGTGTTTGTGTCACATTTGACTAA
- a CDS encoding VOC family protein → MIKGIHHISAFTKSARENHFFYTSVLGLRFVKNTVNQENTAVRHLFYGDYQGNPGTLLTFFELKNVGSAYPENNYFSTVALKIPKGMLTYWESRLARYSIETTLDQNEPILFFKDPDSFELSLIEVDDVILPENATKHSDVPPANQIIGIFESFLKVERPEETLSFLFDYLGLSLSNQRQRVQLDHQDVFTSVTSSRKTNLSRMGRGSIDHIAYTVHSSKELEEMYQKAVRMEIPIDQYVERGYFKSLYVKEPNGLRIELATETPGFILDEPFDTLGTTLALPAFLENKRAEIEAQLEDF, encoded by the coding sequence ATGATTAAAGGCATCCATCATATCTCAGCTTTCACTAAATCAGCTAGAGAGAATCATTTTTTCTATACCTCTGTTCTTGGATTGCGCTTTGTAAAAAACACAGTCAATCAAGAAAATACAGCTGTGCGGCATTTATTTTATGGAGATTATCAAGGAAACCCTGGTACTCTGCTGACTTTTTTTGAATTAAAGAATGTTGGCAGTGCTTATCCTGAAAATAATTATTTCTCCACAGTTGCCTTAAAAATTCCTAAAGGCATGTTAACGTATTGGGAATCTCGTTTAGCGCGTTATTCAATTGAAACCACATTGGATCAAAATGAACCGATTCTATTCTTTAAAGATCCTGATTCCTTTGAACTGTCTCTGATAGAAGTTGATGACGTGATTTTACCTGAGAATGCGACTAAGCATTCAGATGTCCCACCCGCAAATCAGATCATAGGAATTTTTGAAAGTTTTCTTAAAGTTGAGCGTCCTGAAGAAACGCTTTCTTTTTTATTCGATTATTTAGGTTTATCTTTATCTAATCAAAGACAACGCGTTCAACTTGATCACCAAGATGTTTTCACATCTGTTACTTCTAGCCGAAAGACAAATTTATCTCGAATGGGAAGAGGATCGATTGACCATATTGCTTATACCGTTCATTCATCTAAAGAGCTAGAAGAGATGTATCAAAAAGCTGTACGAATGGAAATTCCCATTGATCAATATGTTGAACGAGGTTATTTTAAAAGCTTATATGTAAAAGAACCAAACGGTCTACGAATTGAATTAGCCACTGAAACTCCTGGCTTTATACTTGATGAACCCTTTGATACATTAGGAACAACACTAGCACTACCCGCTTTCTTAGAAAACAAACGAGCAGAAATCGAAGCTCAATTGGAGGATTTTTAA